The DNA region GACGATCGGCTTCGTGGCCAAAGAGACGATCCTGACCGCCTTCCTGCACGAGGCTCAGGGCGGCGCGGTCTGGGGCATCGTCGGCCTGATCGGCATCGTCCTGGGATCCATTCTTACGGCGGCATACGGCATCCGCTTCCTGTGGGGAGCGTTCTGGACCAAGAAGGTGGCCGCACCGGCCCCCGAGGACCCCGAAGCGCTGCGCGTGGCCGCCGCCCGGCTCGGGCCGGCACGCGGCACGACGCTGCCGCCGACCGAATGGCCGGACCCCCCGATCGGATTCCTCGGAGCCCCCGTCCTGCTCGCCGCGCTGACCGTCGTGGCCGGGCTCGCCGCCTCTGTGCTGGACCCCGTGCTGGCAACCTACGCGGCGCTGGCGCCGGCGTCCTCCGCGGGGGTGGCGGCGCCCGCGCATCCTGCGCATCTGGCCCTCTGGCACGGTCTCGAGCCGGCGCTGTGGATCTCGCTCGGCACCATTGCGGCCGGTGCCGCACTGTTCTGGCTGGTCGGGACGACGGGCTGGAGTCGGCGGATGCTGCCCTTCACGGCGGCGGACATCTACAACGGGGCGCTGCGGGGCATCGCTCGGCTGTCGGTCGTGATCACCACCTTCACCCAGCGCGGCTCGCTCCCGGTGTACGTCGGCACCATCTTCGTGGTCTTCGTCGCCGCCGAGGGCACGGCACTGCTGCTCGGGACGGAGTGGACGGCCAAGCTGGACGCCTTCCAGACCCCGATGCAACTGGTCGTCGCTCCGCTGATGATCGCCGCCGGTCTGCTGGCCGTGCGCGCCCAGAAGCGCTACAGCGGCGTCGTCCTGGTCTCGGTGACCGGGCTGGGCATGGTGCTGCTGTTCGCCACGAGCGGGGCCCCCGACCTGGCTCTCACCCAGATCCTCGTCGAGACGGTCACCCTGGTCGCCTTCGCCCTGGTGCTGCGCCGGATCCCCTCCCGCATGGGTGAGCACAACGCCTCGGTCTGGCCGGTCGCCCGCGCCGTCCTGGCCGCCGCCGTCGGCGTCACCATGGGCGTCATCGCCATCGTCGCGACCGCCGCACGGTCGGCCAAGCCGATCTCCGACTCCTTCCCGGAGCTCGCGTACGAACTCGGCCACGGCAAGAACGTCGTCAACGTGGCGCTGGTGGACCTGCGCGGGTGGGACACGATGGGTGAACTGTCGGTGCTCATCCTGGCTGCGACGGGAGTGGCATCGCTGGTCTTCGTCACCCACCGAGCCGACACCCTCTCGCTCTCCACCGCGCTGCCGCCCGCGGCGGCGCGCACACGGCGGCCGCTCGTCGAGACCGACGAAGGGGTTCGCCCCCGCGGCGACAGCGCCGGCACCGAGCGGATGGCCTGGCTCGTCGGCGGCCAGCGTGTGCGACCCGAGAACCGGTCGATCATGCTCGAAGTGGTCGTGCGCGTCCTGTTCCACTCGATCATCATCGTGTCGCTGTACATCCTCTTCGCCGGGCACAACCTGCCCGGGGGCGGATTCGCCGGCGGGCTGATCGCCGGGATGGCGCTGGTCATGCGCTATGTGGCCGGCGGTCGCTACGAACTCGGGGCCGCCGCCCCCACGGACGCCGGTCGACTGCTCGGCACGGGAATGTCGATCGCCGTCGCCTGCGCGATCATTCCGCTCTTCTTCGGCGCACCACCGCTGACCAGTGCGTTCTTCGAGATCCAGGTGCCGATCCTCGGACACCTCGAGTTCGTGACCTCGACGTTCTTCGACATCGGGGTGTACCTGGTGGTCATCGGCCTCGTGCTCGACGTGCTGCGCAGCCTGGGAGCCGAGGTCGACCGCCAGACGTACGAGCTGAGCCTGCCCTCCGCATCCGGCACGTCGAACGCGCGCAGCGGGGTGAGCACCTGATGGATGTCTCGCTCGTGCTGATCATCGTGATGGCTGTGCTGTTCGCCTGCGGCGTCTACGCGATGCTGGAGCGGAGCCTGACCCGCGTGCTGATTGGCTTCCTGCTGCTGGGCAACGCGACGAACCTGCTGCTGCTGATCGTGATGGGCCGCCCCGGCGTCGCTCCGTTCTTCGGCGCCGCCGCAACGCCCGAAGAGATGTCGGACCCGCTGCCGCAGGCCCTCACGCTCACCGCCATCGTCATCACCTTCGGCATCTCGGCGTTCCTGCTCGCGCTGATCTATCGCTCCTGGCAGCTCGGCCAGGCCGACACGGTCGAGGACGACGCCGAGGACATCGCGCTGCGCGCACGCGGCGCGGTCGCCGAGGACGCGATGGACGACGAGACCGAGCTGGTCAGCGACGACACCACCACGGACTTCCTGGGGACCGAAACCGCGCCGATCACGCTGCTCGGCAGCCGGGATTTCGCGGGCATCCGCGACGACGCCCCCACCGACCGACCGGCCGCACGGCGCGACGAGCCGCCGCGGCGCATCAGGCCCCCCGAAGACGGGAACGACTCGTGAACGCCCTCGTTCCTCTCCTGGTCACCCTCCCGCTGCTCGGTGCCGCGGCGGCGCTGATCGCGGGGCGGCACCGCAAGGCACAGGTGGCGGTCTCGGTCCTGACGCTCACTGCGGTGCTGGTGATCGCCGCTGTGCTGCTGGTGGTCGTCGACGTCGGCGACGCCCCCCTCGCCGTCTCGGTGGGCAACTGGCCGATCCCGTTCGGGATCGTGCTGTACGTGGACCGCCTGGCGGCCCTGCTGGTGGTCGTCTCCAGCGTCGTCCTCCTGGCGGTGCTGCTCTTCTCGGTCGGCCAGGGCGCCGCCGACGGCGATGACGATACGCCCGTCTCGATCTTCCACCCGTCGTATCTGATCCTGGCGGCGGGCATCTTCACGGCGTTCATCGCCGGCGACCTGTTCAACCTCTACGTCGGGTTCGAGATTCTGCTCGTCGCGTCGTACGTTCTGATCACCCTCGGCAGCACCGAATCCCGCATCCGCACCGGTGTCGTCTACATCGTGGTCTCGCTGGTCTCGTCGATCCTGTTCCTGGCCGCGATCGCGGTGATCTACGGCGCGCTGGGCACGGTCAACATGGTGCAGATCTCCGAGCGGATGATCCAGCTCCCGCAGCAGACGCAGACCGTGCTGCACATCCTGCTGCTGCTCGCATTCAGCATCAAGGCGGCCGTCTTCCCGCTGTCCTTCTGGCTGCCCGACTCGTATCCGACCGCGCCGGCTCCGGTCACGGCGGTCTTCGCCGGCCTGCTGACCAAGGTCGGCGTCTACGCGATGATCCGCACCGAGACCGAGCTGTTCCGCGACAACGACGTCAACCTGCTGCTGCTGATCGTCGCGCTCGCCACCATGATCGTCGGGGTGCTCGGCGCGGTCGCGCAGGCGGAGCTGAAACGCATCCTGTCCTTCACACTGGTCAGCCACGTCGGGTACATGGTGTTCGGCCTGGCGATCGCGACCCCGGCGGCGATCGGCGCGACGATCTACTACATGGTCCATCACATCGTCGTGCAGACGACGTTGTTCCTGGCGGTCGGGCTCATCGAGCGCAACGCGGGCAGCACGTCGATTCTGCGGGTGAAAGGACTGATGCGCGCGGCGCCGGTGATCGCCGTGCTCTACTTCATCCCGGCGATCAACCTCGGCGGACTCCCGCCGTTCTCCGGCTTCATCGGCAAGTACGCGCTGTTCGACGCGGCCGCAGAGGTGGGCACGCCGATCATGCTCGTGCTGATCGTCGGCGGAATCGTGACCTCGCTGCTGACCCTGTACGCGCTGATGCGGGCATGGAACCTGGCGTTCTGGCGCGAGGAGGACGACTCCGCCGAGACCGAGGCGCGGATCTCCTATCTCGGCGGTGCCCCCGCCGCCGCCGTGGAGACCGAGCGTCGCGTCATCCCCCGCATCATGACCGCCGCCACCGCCGGCATGGTCGCGGTCACGGTGGCGCTGACGATCTTCGCCGGACCGCTTTACGCGGTGTGCACGCGCATCGGCGCGGCGCTGCTGGAGCCGGTGAGCATCTCGCAGCTCGAGGACGAGGCAGGCCGATGACCGCGCCGATCCATCACACCTCGCGCCCCCGTCATACCGCGGGGCACGAGGCGGGCGACCCGATCCGCGGCGCCGCCCGCGGTGGGTCCGGAGTGCTGGGCGGCAAGCGCGGCGTCCTGCAGCAGGTGTGGCGCCAGCTGCCGTTCTTCGTCTGGCTCATCGCGCTGTGGATGCTGCTGTGGGGACAGTTCACCGTGCTCGCGTTCGTCACCGGCCTGATCGCCGCGGTGGCCGTCACCCGTGTGTTCCGGCTGCCGCCGGTCGAGCTCTCCGGGCGTGTCAACATCTGGTACGGCGCCATCTTCGTGGTCTCCTTCCTGTGGGCCGTCGTCCGCGGCTCGCTGACCGTGGCCGCGCAGGTGCTCGACTTCCGCCACCAGCCCGGCACCGCCATCATCGCCGTTCCGGTGCGCATCGACGACGACCTGATCATGACGCACACGGCGATCACGGCCTCGCTGATCCCCGGCTCCCTCATCGTCGACGCCGACCGCGACCGGCGCATCCTCTACCTGCACGTCATCGGGGTGCGCAACGCCGAAGACGTCGAAGCGCAGCGGCAGGCCGTGCTGGGGTGGGAGCGCCGCATCGTGATGGCGGTCGGTTCCCGCGCACAGGTCGCTGCTGTCGCGTCCCGCGCAGGCACGTCCGGTGCGGCCGCCGCTACGGACACCGGCTCGGGAGGAGCGCCATGAACCCGCTGCTTGTGGCGATCTACATCGTCTTCGGCGTCGCCGCGCTCCTCACGCTGTGGCGGATCGTGCTGGGTCCGTCGATCCTGGACCGGGCGGTCGCCTCCGACGTCCTCCTCACCGAGGTCATGTGCGTGCTGGGTGCCGACATGGCCATCAACCAGCACACCCGCGCGCTGCCGGTGCTGCTGATCATCGCCGCGGTGGGCGTGTTCGGTTCGATCTCGATCGCGCGCTTCGTGGCGAGGAAGGACAACGTCGACCGATGACCGCACTCATCTCTGGGCCCGTCGCCTGGGCGGCGACCGTTGCGGACGGCGTGGACACGCGCGCCCCCACACCTGTGGACCTGTGGCTGGACGCCACGTCGCTGGTGCTCATCCTCTTCGGCGCGCTGCTGTGCCTGACCGCCGCGATCGGCCTGCTGCGCTGGCGTGATGTGCCGACCCGGCTGCATGCCGCGACGAAGCCGCAGGTGCTCGGACTCATGGTGATCTGCCTGGCGATCGCCCTCTCGCTGCGTTCCTGGCCGGTGGTGGCATTCCTCGTGCCGGTGGTGCTGATCCAGTTCGCCACCGCTCCCCTCTCCGCGCACATGGTCAGCCGGCAGGCCTACCGCAACGGCACCGTCGACGAAAGCTCGCTTCTGGTCGACGAGCTCGCCGAGTCCCGGCGGACACCGCCCGCGGCCGGCGGCTGAGCAGTTCCTCGCGTCAGGATGCCGGGACCAGGGTCAGCGTGTGCGTGGTTGAAGCGTCGACCGCGCTGTCGCTGAAGGCCCATGGCGTCAGCTCCACCCGCTGCCACGTCGGGGTCTGGTCCACGTAGTTCGGGTGGAAGGCGTGGCCGCTGGCGCCGGTGAGATGGTTCCAGCCGGATTCGTCGAAGTCGGACAGATCGATCACCATGCGCATCGATGGGACCGTGACCGTCTCGAACCCGCCGCCGATGTTCCAGCCGGTCGCGTTGGCCACCGACGTTCCCCCGCCGACCCGGTACGGTCCACGATTGAACAGCATCTCGATCGGCGCGATGCCCGAGGACCCGAAGGTGCCGTTCCTCAGCGAGAGGGCATGCAGGGAGCCCCAGTTCCATTTCGCCGGGTTGTCCCCCTGCAGCTGGACCAGTCGGTCGTAGGCACGGTCCGCGGCGTACACGAGCATCTCGTCCCGGCCGCGGATGCCCAGCTCGGCGTTGGTCCACCACTGCGCGTCCGGGTCCTCCAGAAGCCGGTCCACGACGAGGAAGAGACGACTCTGCCCGGTGACCGGCGCCGGCGAGTCGCGTCCCGCGACGAACAGGTCGGTCACCAGCTCATCCCACAGCACGTTCGCGTAGGCCGCGGCATCCGAATCCGGGCTGTTCTGGGCGTCCCAGGAGCGCAACAGGTCCAACGCGGCGTCCGGTCCGCGGCGCCCGGTCTGGATGTCCATGTATGCCGAGGCGAGCTGCCTGCCCATCGCGAACTCGTTGTCGGCCTGGATCTCGCGCATATCCTCGGCGTTGAGCTCGCCCATCGCTGACTTGCGCTGAAGGAGGTCGACGATCCGCGCGGCGCGCCAGCCGTAATCCCAGTCGTCGGTCAGGAAGTACGGGAACGCGTCCGTCACGATGGCGTTGTTGGCTGTGACGATGTAGCCGGCGGTGGGATTGAACGAGGTGGGCAGCTCCTCGAACGGGATGAAGCCCTGCCACGCGTACGCGGAGTCCCAGCCCGGCTGGGGCAGTGAGCCGTCGCCGGCGCCGCGGATCGGCAGCATGCCGGGTGTCTGGTAACCGATGTTGCCGTCCACGTCGGCGTAGACCAGGTTCTGCGCCGGCACGGTGAACCGGGCGGCCGCGGCGCGGAACTCGTTGAAGTCCTGCGCCACGTTGAGGTCGAAGATGGATGCCGCGGTGGTGCCGGGAGTGAGCGCGGTCCACTTCAGGCTGACCGCATATTCCCCCTCCGGTGGCGCCGCCGGGTCGGTGGCGACCCCCTGCGTGCCCATCATCGGATCCGCGGCCATGGCGTCGAACGCGGGGGTCAGGCCGGACACGATCGGTCCGTTGACCGTCGAGCGGATCCGCAGCTGGACGTCGTCTCCGCCCGCGACGCGGATCGTCTCGGACCGCTCCTGCAGCGAGACCAGCTGTCCGTCGCGCCAATAGGAGTCGCCGTCCACCTTCTCGAGGTACAGGTCCGTGACATCGGTGGTCAGATTGGTGAAGCCCCACGCGATGCGGCTGTTGTGGCCGATGACCACGCCCGGCACGCCCGAGAACGCGAAGCCGGACACGTCGAACGGACAGCTCTGCGTCGTGGCACGACACTTCAGGGTGACCTGGTGCCACACGCTGGGCAGCGCGGCGCCCAGGTGGGGGTCGTTCGCCAGCAGCGGCATCCCGGTCTCGGTGAGCTCCCCCGACACCACCCACGAATTCGAGCCGATACCCTCACCGGCGCCGCCGACCAGGGCGCTGACAGCAGCCAGCACGCCCTCGGCTTCGGTCCACTCGACCGACGCGGTGACCGTACCGGGGCCGGCCGGAGTCGCCGCGCCTGCGGACCGGGTCGTGGCGATGGTGGGAACGATCACGGGGTGACGATCGTATGGATACCCGGGGTACAGCTCCGCGACCTCCTCGGGCGCGAGCCGGGTCGCCAGCAGCGCCCGTTCGCTCTCGGTCTCGAGGTTGGAGCGCAGATCCCAGGCCATGGCCTTCAGCCATGCGACGGAGTCCTCGGGCGTCCACGGCTCGATCTCGTAGTCGGCGTTCTGCAGTCCGAGGACCGCGTACTCCAGCGATGCGTCGGCACCGTCGTGATCTGCGAGATAGGCGTTCACCCCGTCGGCATACGCCTCGTAGTAGGACGCGACCGCCGGCTCCAGCGCGGCGACCTCGGCTGCCGCGACCTCCCGCCACCCGAGGGTGCGCAGGAACGAATCGGTCTGCAGCTGGGATGCGCCGAACAGCTCGGACAGGCGGCCGCTGGTGACGTGGCGTCGGAAGTCCATCTCCCAGAACCGGTCCTGCGCGTGCACGTAGCCCTGGGCGAAGAACAGATCGTCGCTGCCGGACGCGGTGATGGTGGGGATGCCGAGCTCATCCCGCTGGACGACGACGTCGCGGTCCAGACCGGACACCGCCACCGTGCCGTCCAGCTGCGGGAAGGATCGCTGAATGGTCCAGACCACGAAGCCCGCCGCGACCAGTGCGATCACGGTGAGACCCGCGATCAGGCCGAAGACCGTCATGCCGAGCGTGCGTCCGATCGAGCGCTTTCCCGGGCGCTCCGGCTGCGAGGTCGGCAGCGGGGCGGTGGCGGGCTTCAGCATCGAAGGGCTTTCATCGGTTCCGGGGGAGACGCGGTGTCATCCGCCGCGGCCCTCAGTCCCACGGGTCCGGTCGCGCGGGCACTGTCTGGAATGCTAGCCCCACACCGCCCGATGTCGAAGTCACGGCCCGCCTCGTGCGCACCCGGGTCGTGCCGGTCGAGTCAGTCGGTGCCGGCGTCGTACATCACGGACTCGGATGCCGCTTCGATCGCCTCTTCGAGGGCCTCCGTCTCGGCATCCGCCGGTGCGGCCGATTCGGTGATCTCGTCCGCTTCACCGGAGGTGATGCGGCCGACCAGGGCGCCGGTGGCGCCGCCGATCATTCCCAGCCCCGCGTACTGCTCGAGGCGTGCCCGCGAGTCGGCGATGTCCAGGTTGCGCATGGTCAGCTGGCCGATGCGGTCGGTCGGGCCGAACGCCGCGTCGCCGACGCGCTCCATGGACAGCTTCGCGGGAGCGTAGGAGAGGTTCGGGCCCGTCGTGTCCAGGATCGTGTAGTCCTCACCGCGGCGCAGTCGCAGTGCGACCGTGCCGTTGATGGTCGAACCCACCCACTTCTGGATGGACTCGCGCAGCATGAGGGACTGCGGCTCGAGCCAGCGGCCCTCGTACATCAGGCGCCCCAGCCGGCGCCCCTGCTCGTGGTAGGTCGCGAGCGTGTCCTCGTTCAGGATGCCGTTGACCAGACGCTCGTAGGCGATGAACAGCAGCGCCATGGCGGGTGCCTCGTAGATGCCGCGGCTCTTGGCCTCGA from Microbacterium sp. zg-B185 includes:
- the mnhG gene encoding monovalent cation/H(+) antiporter subunit G, which encodes MDLWLDATSLVLILFGALLCLTAAIGLLRWRDVPTRLHAATKPQVLGLMVICLAIALSLRSWPVVAFLVPVVLIQFATAPLSAHMVSRQAYRNGTVDESSLLVDELAESRRTPPAAGG
- a CDS encoding monovalent cation/H+ antiporter complex subunit F, translated to MNPLLVAIYIVFGVAALLTLWRIVLGPSILDRAVASDVLLTEVMCVLGADMAINQHTRALPVLLIIAAVGVFGSISIARFVARKDNVDR
- a CDS encoding Na+/H+ antiporter subunit E; this translates as MTAPIHHTSRPRHTAGHEAGDPIRGAARGGSGVLGGKRGVLQQVWRQLPFFVWLIALWMLLWGQFTVLAFVTGLIAAVAVTRVFRLPPVELSGRVNIWYGAIFVVSFLWAVVRGSLTVAAQVLDFRHQPGTAIIAVPVRIDDDLIMTHTAITASLIPGSLIVDADRDRRILYLHVIGVRNAEDVEAQRQAVLGWERRIVMAVGSRAQVAAVASRAGTSGAAAATDTGSGGAP
- a CDS encoding Na+/H+ antiporter subunit D, translating into MNALVPLLVTLPLLGAAAALIAGRHRKAQVAVSVLTLTAVLVIAAVLLVVVDVGDAPLAVSVGNWPIPFGIVLYVDRLAALLVVVSSVVLLAVLLFSVGQGAADGDDDTPVSIFHPSYLILAAGIFTAFIAGDLFNLYVGFEILLVASYVLITLGSTESRIRTGVVYIVVSLVSSILFLAAIAVIYGALGTVNMVQISERMIQLPQQTQTVLHILLLLAFSIKAAVFPLSFWLPDSYPTAPAPVTAVFAGLLTKVGVYAMIRTETELFRDNDVNLLLLIVALATMIVGVLGAVAQAELKRILSFTLVSHVGYMVFGLAIATPAAIGATIYYMVHHIVVQTTLFLAVGLIERNAGSTSILRVKGLMRAAPVIAVLYFIPAINLGGLPPFSGFIGKYALFDAAAEVGTPIMLVLIVGGIVTSLLTLYALMRAWNLAFWREEDDSAETEARISYLGGAPAAAVETERRVIPRIMTAATAGMVAVTVALTIFAGPLYAVCTRIGAALLEPVSISQLEDEAGR
- a CDS encoding Na+/H+ antiporter subunit A; translated protein: MLVLLGAFALVPLLLPWLVRRIGARAFYGAALLPIAAFVYTAVQMPAVLAGDIPFEAFDWIPSLGIELSARLTTLSWMMALIVTGVGALVMLYCRWYFRGKTEGVGQFSAVLLGFAGAMYGLVITDDLIVLVMFWELTSVLSYLLIGFYNRRATSRRAALQALLVTTLGGLVMLIGVVLLVVDTGTSSISAILTAAPTGAVVDAALVLILVGALSKSAIFPFHFWLPGAMAAPTPVSAYLHAAAMVKAGIYLIALFAPVFAASAPWRPIVVGLGALTMLLGGVQALRETDLKRILAFGTVSQLGFLTVVLGYGIQDAALAGLALLISHALFKSALFLVVGVIDRQLSTRDIGELSGVGRQAPVMATFSFIAIASMVGVIPTIGFVAKETILTAFLHEAQGGAVWGIVGLIGIVLGSILTAAYGIRFLWGAFWTKKVAAPAPEDPEALRVAAARLGPARGTTLPPTEWPDPPIGFLGAPVLLAALTVVAGLAASVLDPVLATYAALAPASSAGVAAPAHPAHLALWHGLEPALWISLGTIAAGAALFWLVGTTGWSRRMLPFTAADIYNGALRGIARLSVVITTFTQRGSLPVYVGTIFVVFVAAEGTALLLGTEWTAKLDAFQTPMQLVVAPLMIAAGLLAVRAQKRYSGVVLVSVTGLGMVLLFATSGAPDLALTQILVETVTLVAFALVLRRIPSRMGEHNASVWPVARAVLAAAVGVTMGVIAIVATAARSAKPISDSFPELAYELGHGKNVVNVALVDLRGWDTMGELSVLILAATGVASLVFVTHRADTLSLSTALPPAAARTRRPLVETDEGVRPRGDSAGTERMAWLVGGQRVRPENRSIMLEVVVRVLFHSIIIVSLYILFAGHNLPGGGFAGGLIAGMALVMRYVAGGRYELGAAAPTDAGRLLGTGMSIAVACAIIPLFFGAPPLTSAFFEIQVPILGHLEFVTSTFFDIGVYLVVIGLVLDVLRSLGAEVDRQTYELSLPSASGTSNARSGVST
- a CDS encoding penicillin acylase family protein, whose product is MLKPATAPLPTSQPERPGKRSIGRTLGMTVFGLIAGLTVIALVAAGFVVWTIQRSFPQLDGTVAVSGLDRDVVVQRDELGIPTITASGSDDLFFAQGYVHAQDRFWEMDFRRHVTSGRLSELFGASQLQTDSFLRTLGWREVAAAEVAALEPAVASYYEAYADGVNAYLADHDGADASLEYAVLGLQNADYEIEPWTPEDSVAWLKAMAWDLRSNLETESERALLATRLAPEEVAELYPGYPYDRHPVIVPTIATTRSAGAATPAGPGTVTASVEWTEAEGVLAAVSALVGGAGEGIGSNSWVVSGELTETGMPLLANDPHLGAALPSVWHQVTLKCRATTQSCPFDVSGFAFSGVPGVVIGHNSRIAWGFTNLTTDVTDLYLEKVDGDSYWRDGQLVSLQERSETIRVAGGDDVQLRIRSTVNGPIVSGLTPAFDAMAADPMMGTQGVATDPAAPPEGEYAVSLKWTALTPGTTAASIFDLNVAQDFNEFRAAAARFTVPAQNLVYADVDGNIGYQTPGMLPIRGAGDGSLPQPGWDSAYAWQGFIPFEELPTSFNPTAGYIVTANNAIVTDAFPYFLTDDWDYGWRAARIVDLLQRKSAMGELNAEDMREIQADNEFAMGRQLASAYMDIQTGRRGPDAALDLLRSWDAQNSPDSDAAAYANVLWDELVTDLFVAGRDSPAPVTGQSRLFLVVDRLLEDPDAQWWTNAELGIRGRDEMLVYAADRAYDRLVQLQGDNPAKWNWGSLHALSLRNGTFGSSGIAPIEMLFNRGPYRVGGGTSVANATGWNIGGGFETVTVPSMRMVIDLSDFDESGWNHLTGASGHAFHPNYVDQTPTWQRVELTPWAFSDSAVDASTTHTLTLVPAS
- a CDS encoding Na(+)/H(+) antiporter subunit C, translating into MDVSLVLIIVMAVLFACGVYAMLERSLTRVLIGFLLLGNATNLLLLIVMGRPGVAPFFGAAATPEEMSDPLPQALTLTAIVITFGISAFLLALIYRSWQLGQADTVEDDAEDIALRARGAVAEDAMDDETELVSDDTTTDFLGTETAPITLLGSRDFAGIRDDAPTDRPAARRDEPPRRIRPPEDGNDS